The Mesorhizobium koreense genome includes a window with the following:
- a CDS encoding SIS domain-containing protein has translation MSGIPTATAYLNELAERIGGLLDRNTDAIAEAAKAVEKTALADGLVYIFGTGHSHMLAEEAHYRAGGLALTVPILSGTTMLHDGAVAGTVFERMPGVVAAIFARYPIGPNDVLVVASNSGVNSAPVEAARLGKERGAIVIAITSEDYSKAAAKGRPRLAEIADIVLDNGAPPGDAVTELPDSTLRVGPVSTSIGAALVNAVMAEAAARLQSSSKGAPIYLSANMPGAAETNKALIARYRSRNPHL, from the coding sequence ATGAGCGGGATACCGACGGCGACGGCCTATCTGAACGAACTGGCGGAGCGTATCGGCGGCCTTCTGGACCGGAACACCGACGCCATCGCGGAAGCAGCGAAGGCTGTCGAGAAAACCGCGCTCGCGGACGGGCTCGTCTATATCTTCGGCACGGGGCACAGCCACATGCTCGCCGAAGAAGCGCATTACCGCGCCGGCGGGCTGGCGCTGACCGTGCCAATCCTGTCGGGAACGACGATGCTGCATGACGGCGCTGTCGCCGGCACAGTGTTCGAACGCATGCCGGGTGTCGTAGCCGCCATTTTCGCGCGCTACCCGATCGGGCCGAACGACGTGCTGGTCGTGGCCTCGAACAGCGGGGTCAACTCAGCGCCCGTCGAGGCGGCGAGGCTCGGCAAGGAGCGCGGCGCAATCGTCATCGCCATCACGTCCGAAGACTATTCAAAAGCCGCGGCCAAAGGCCGTCCGCGTCTCGCCGAGATCGCCGACATCGTCCTTGACAATGGTGCGCCGCCCGGCGACGCGGTCACGGAACTGCCCGACAGCACGTTGCGGGTCGGCCCGGTCTCCACGTCGATCGGTGCGGCTCTGGTCAATGCCGTCATGGCGGAAGCGGCCGCAAGATTGCAGAGCTCAAGCAAGGGCGCGCCGATCTATCTCAGCGCCAATATGCCCGGCGCGGCGGAGACCAACAAGGCACTCATTGCCCGCTACCGGTCACGCAACCCGCATCTTTAA
- a CDS encoding ABC transporter permease: MDWLSTFPHLNDDLLRTIKKAIDGGFRDFTRAWGDPIESFFSPLQYFLIHSERFLTHTPWPIILLLIAAIAWLASRDWKVVLGSVVTLVVIGLFDMWDDTMKTISMIFVSTVLSVVIGIPIGIAMSRSDRFQNMINPVLDVMQTMPSFVYLIPVVMLLGIGKVPGLIAVVVYAIPPVIRLTNLGIRLVDKDVLEAADAYGSSSWQKLKNVQMPLALPTIMAGINQTIMMALAMVVIAAMIGVEGLGQPVLKAIANQYFTLGVFNGLAIVGIAIIFDRVSQAFGHRLQKHREIVHG; encoded by the coding sequence ATGGATTGGCTCTCGACCTTCCCGCATCTCAACGATGATCTCCTGCGGACGATCAAAAAGGCCATCGACGGCGGCTTCCGCGATTTCACGCGCGCCTGGGGCGACCCGATCGAATCCTTCTTCAGCCCGCTGCAATATTTCCTCATCCATTCCGAACGCTTCCTCACCCACACGCCATGGCCGATCATCCTGCTTCTGATCGCAGCGATCGCCTGGCTGGCGAGCCGTGACTGGAAGGTCGTCCTCGGCTCGGTCGTCACGCTGGTCGTCATCGGCCTGTTCGACATGTGGGACGACACGATGAAAACCATCTCCATGATCTTCGTCTCCACCGTGCTTTCGGTGGTGATCGGCATCCCGATCGGCATAGCCATGTCACGCTCGGATCGGTTCCAGAACATGATCAACCCGGTGCTCGACGTCATGCAGACCATGCCGAGCTTCGTCTACCTCATCCCGGTCGTGATGCTGCTCGGCATCGGCAAAGTGCCGGGATTGATCGCGGTGGTGGTCTATGCGATCCCGCCGGTGATCCGGCTCACCAATCTCGGCATAAGGCTGGTGGACAAGGATGTCCTCGAAGCGGCCGACGCCTATGGCTCATCCAGCTGGCAGAAGCTGAAGAACGTGCAGATGCCGCTCGCACTGCCGACCATCATGGCGGGCATCAACCAGACCATCATGATGGCGCTCGCGATGGTCGTCATCGCTGCCATGATCGGCGTCGAGGGCCTCGGTCAGCCGGTTCTGAAAGCCATCGCCAACCAGTATTTCACGCTCGGCGTCTTCAACGGGCTCGCCATCGTCGGCATCGCCATCATCTTCGACCGCGTCAGCCAGGCCTTCGGGCACCGGTTGCAGAAGCATCGGGAAATCGTCCATGGCTGA
- a CDS encoding branched-chain amino acid ABC transporter permease → MQTLVQTLIFGLALGGVISLCAVGLTLSYGVTGFINFAYGEFLTLGAYFAMAPMAVGAGLLPALVVSIVTVGLAGVFIARIFYDPLMRRGLLPLLVTSVGIAFVLNNLVQMIAGANPERFPVPLMRPWMFGHVFVPREQVMILTTALAAMLIVHLMLRYTLAGKKMRAVADDPDLARAAGVRIRRVLSATWFVSAAIGALGGVLLAVTQVTFGPQMGWHFLLVVFSAVLLGGIGSPYGAMIGGLVIGLAVELGATYITADYSYSFAFIVLILVLIFRPRGLVGGAR, encoded by the coding sequence TTGCAGACGCTTGTTCAGACCCTGATCTTCGGTCTCGCGCTCGGCGGCGTCATCTCGCTCTGCGCCGTGGGGCTGACGCTTTCCTACGGCGTCACCGGCTTCATCAATTTCGCCTATGGCGAGTTCCTGACGCTCGGCGCGTATTTCGCCATGGCGCCGATGGCGGTCGGCGCCGGTCTATTGCCGGCACTCGTCGTTTCCATCGTCACGGTCGGACTAGCGGGCGTCTTCATCGCACGGATATTCTACGATCCGCTGATGCGGCGCGGGTTGCTGCCGCTTCTGGTGACCAGCGTCGGCATCGCCTTCGTGCTTAACAATCTCGTGCAAATGATCGCCGGAGCCAACCCCGAACGTTTCCCCGTTCCGCTGATGCGGCCGTGGATGTTCGGGCACGTCTTCGTGCCGCGCGAGCAGGTGATGATCCTCACGACGGCGCTGGCTGCCATGCTGATCGTGCATCTGATGCTGCGTTACACTCTGGCCGGCAAGAAGATGCGCGCAGTCGCGGACGATCCCGATCTGGCGCGCGCGGCAGGCGTCAGGATAAGGCGTGTGCTGTCAGCGACATGGTTCGTCAGCGCGGCGATCGGCGCGCTAGGCGGTGTACTGCTGGCCGTCACCCAGGTGACGTTCGGTCCGCAGATGGGCTGGCACTTCCTGCTGGTTGTCTTTTCGGCGGTGCTCCTCGGCGGCATCGGCAGCCCCTACGGCGCGATGATCGGCGGGCTTGTCATCGGCCTCGCGGTCGAACTCGGCGCCACCTACATCACGGCGGATTACTCCTATTCCTTCGCCTTCATCGTTCTGATCCTCGTTCTGATCTTCAGGCCGCGCGGGCTCGTCGGAGGCGCGCGCTGA
- a CDS encoding quaternary amine ABC transporter ATP-binding protein: protein MADDAGAGIEIKALYKIFGPEAASCVKLVKEGMAKTELNERHGHVLGLKDINISMSAGCIQVVMGLSGSGKSTLIRHINRLIDPTAGEVLVGGVDVVKMNETELRTFRRNKTAMVFQRFALLPHRTVLGNTVYGLEVRGMPRAQQNEAAMRWIERVGLKGFEDRYPNQLSGGMQQRVGLARALATDAPILLMDEAFSALDPLIRTDMQSILLELQKEIRKTIVFITHDLDEALRLGDRIAILRDGEIIQQGTGQEIVLKPADNYIAKFVQEVNRGRVLLASSVMTPSAKSGEAMAYMDGPVIAAGATLEEALQEMTHAGAHVARVVDGKDMQVGQLTMDAVVSAMVTPVESNSTKADAMEGAEAG, encoded by the coding sequence ATGGCTGACGACGCCGGAGCAGGTATCGAAATCAAGGCGCTCTACAAGATCTTCGGTCCCGAGGCAGCTTCCTGTGTCAAGCTCGTCAAGGAGGGCATGGCAAAGACGGAGTTGAACGAACGCCACGGCCACGTACTCGGCCTGAAGGATATCAACATCTCCATGTCGGCGGGCTGCATCCAGGTCGTCATGGGGCTGTCCGGCTCCGGCAAGTCGACGCTTATCCGCCACATCAACCGACTTATCGATCCTACGGCAGGCGAAGTGCTCGTCGGCGGCGTCGACGTGGTCAAGATGAACGAGACGGAGCTCAGGACTTTCCGCCGCAACAAGACCGCGATGGTGTTCCAGCGTTTCGCGCTCCTGCCGCACCGCACGGTGCTCGGCAACACCGTCTACGGGCTCGAAGTGCGCGGCATGCCTCGCGCCCAGCAGAACGAAGCGGCGATGCGCTGGATCGAACGCGTCGGCCTGAAGGGCTTCGAGGACCGTTACCCGAACCAGCTATCGGGCGGCATGCAGCAGCGCGTCGGCCTGGCGCGTGCGCTCGCAACTGATGCGCCGATCCTCCTGATGGACGAGGCTTTCTCCGCGCTCGACCCGCTGATCCGCACCGACATGCAATCCATCCTGCTCGAATTGCAGAAGGAAATCCGCAAGACCATCGTCTTCATCACGCACGACCTCGACGAAGCGCTGAGACTTGGGGACCGCATCGCCATCCTGCGCGACGGGGAGATCATCCAGCAGGGAACCGGCCAGGAGATCGTGCTGAAGCCGGCCGACAACTACATCGCCAAATTCGTGCAGGAAGTGAACCGAGGGCGTGTCCTGCTCGCCTCCTCGGTGATGACCCCCTCTGCCAAGAGCGGAGAGGCAATGGCTTACATGGACGGTCCAGTCATTGCGGCGGGCGCCACGCTGGAAGAGGCCCTCCAGGAAATGACGCATGCCGGCGCGCATGTGGCGCGGGTGGTCGATGGGAAGGACATGCAAGTCGGTCAATTGACCATGGACGCCGTCGTCTCCGCCATGGTTACGCCGGTGGAAAGCAACAGCACGAAAGCCGACGCCATGGAAGGTGCGGAGGCCGGCTGA
- a CDS encoding branched-chain amino acid ABC transporter ATP-binding protein/permease, whose protein sequence is MDLTAFFVGLATLTLIYGLLAVGLNMQFGFAGVINFGYVAFFAVGAFASAIVTLPPTGSAAYIAASAKYSVGLGQPFLLGLIAAGVAGGLLALFIGAISVRLATHYLAVATFAMAEVVQDVLTNEDWLTRGEFGIATVPRPAEQWIGTGPLYQEFYLVLTLIIVAILFAFAYRLGEQPFGRLLRAIRDDETAARALGKSTSTAKLKALIVGGVLGGAAGSLWTHSLGVVHVGQFVPIITFQIWLAMLLGGSGNHWGVLIGALLLIVIREGTRFVGDIPGVAALVVHNPGFLPSLRFVLIGFLLIAVVRFFPGGVLPERIRKAPPAGKVSPSGIGTTAQEEHEPAAPAESAPILSVSNVSRHFEGLAAVDGASFEVRPGTITGLIGPNGAGKSTMINLISGAEHLNSGTIAFEGQRISGLPPEAIARRGLLRTYQTPRLFAEMTVWENLLVAGADANVETVGAALLPQEARHVAEKENAGRAEGVLAYLELTAKRDTLAGALSGGQRKLVSLGRLLMQSPRMMLLDEPAAGVNPRLARDLFERIAELNRQGMTFLIVEHEMELIMHYCHHIIVMHQGRVLAEGPPDIIRADPNVIEAYLGGAT, encoded by the coding sequence ATGGACCTCACCGCCTTCTTCGTCGGCCTTGCGACACTCACCCTCATCTACGGCCTTCTCGCGGTCGGGCTGAACATGCAGTTCGGCTTCGCCGGCGTGATCAATTTCGGTTATGTCGCCTTTTTCGCCGTGGGCGCATTCGCGAGCGCCATCGTCACCCTGCCGCCGACCGGTAGCGCGGCCTATATCGCCGCATCGGCGAAATACAGCGTCGGCCTCGGCCAGCCTTTCCTGCTCGGCCTCATCGCGGCCGGGGTCGCCGGCGGGCTTCTGGCGCTTTTCATCGGCGCCATCAGCGTTCGGCTCGCAACGCATTATCTGGCCGTCGCCACCTTCGCCATGGCCGAAGTCGTGCAAGACGTGCTCACCAACGAAGACTGGCTGACGCGCGGCGAGTTCGGCATCGCGACCGTGCCACGGCCGGCCGAACAGTGGATCGGTACCGGCCCGCTCTACCAGGAATTCTACCTCGTCCTCACGCTCATCATCGTCGCGATCCTCTTCGCATTCGCCTACCGGCTCGGCGAGCAGCCCTTCGGGCGGCTCTTACGGGCCATCCGCGATGACGAAACGGCCGCCCGCGCGCTCGGCAAGTCCACCAGCACGGCCAAGCTGAAGGCGCTGATCGTCGGCGGGGTGCTCGGCGGCGCGGCGGGGAGCCTGTGGACGCATTCGCTGGGCGTCGTGCATGTCGGCCAGTTCGTGCCGATCATCACCTTCCAGATCTGGCTGGCGATGCTGCTTGGCGGTTCCGGTAACCATTGGGGCGTTCTGATCGGTGCACTGCTCCTCATCGTCATCCGCGAGGGAACGCGCTTCGTCGGCGACATTCCAGGCGTGGCCGCGCTTGTCGTCCATAATCCCGGATTCCTACCCTCCCTGCGCTTCGTGCTGATCGGGTTCCTCTTGATCGCCGTCGTCCGTTTCTTTCCCGGCGGTGTGTTGCCCGAGCGGATCAGGAAGGCGCCGCCGGCCGGCAAGGTCAGTCCGAGTGGCATTGGCACAACCGCTCAAGAAGAACACGAGCCTGCGGCTCCCGCCGAAAGTGCGCCGATCCTTTCTGTGTCAAATGTCTCACGTCATTTCGAGGGACTGGCAGCGGTGGATGGCGCCAGCTTCGAGGTGCGCCCGGGTACGATCACCGGGTTGATTGGGCCGAACGGTGCCGGCAAATCGACCATGATCAACCTGATCTCGGGCGCCGAACATCTGAATTCCGGCACGATAGCGTTCGAAGGACAGCGCATTTCCGGATTGCCGCCGGAAGCGATCGCCCGCCGCGGACTCTTGCGCACCTACCAGACGCCGCGCCTTTTCGCCGAAATGACAGTGTGGGAAAACCTGCTGGTGGCCGGTGCCGACGCCAATGTCGAGACGGTTGGGGCAGCCCTGCTGCCGCAGGAAGCGCGGCACGTGGCCGAGAAAGAGAATGCCGGGCGCGCCGAAGGGGTCCTCGCCTATCTCGAACTGACGGCCAAGCGCGATACGCTCGCCGGCGCGCTTTCGGGTGGCCAGCGCAAGCTCGTGTCGCTCGGACGGCTTTTGATGCAATCGCCGCGCATGATGCTGCTCGACGAACCGGCGGCGGGCGTCAATCCGCGCCTGGCGCGCGATCTCTTCGAGCGCATCGCCGAACTCAACCGGCAGGGCATGACATTCCTGATCGTCGAGCACGAGATGGAACTAATCATGCATTACTGCCACCACATCATCGTCATGCATCAGGGCCGCGTTCTGGCCGAAGGTCCACCCGATATCATCCGCGCCGACCCGAATGTCATCGAGGCCTATCTCGGAGGGGCGACATGA
- a CDS encoding ABC transporter substrate-binding protein codes for MRSKNIFHSILAGTGALALATGLTPSPASAADDLVVGLLLPFTGQYAWVGANVQPVAQMIADEVNKSGGIGGKKITFVQGDTEGTVDAGTTAAQKLIDVNNVLALVGPTSLSISGSKQLIVDNKVPMVTPTAGSTILDNLCKTVCFRTVPSDSLGGRAIARAATDSKYLGGGKTWAKPALMVGKSPAMVSFEAPVQKSFSKYGTEVAETVEYSPDKPSYRSEVQQVTSAQPDGIVLVGTPEDSARIMTNAFQSGYQGGWFVTQDQTNDDFIKLAGAELVEGIYGLEEVASAESADRNRVFEEAYKAYSGNPVKIFGTNTYDAMNVIALAMERAQVHGGEITRATIADNIRKVANPGDGKVVVTDYASGKKALEDGKEINYQGLVGPIDFDEYGNITAPFGIRQVKDGKWTTVATVPAEALN; via the coding sequence ATGCGATCGAAGAATATATTTCATTCCATTCTTGCCGGAACGGGCGCCTTGGCGCTCGCGACCGGTTTAACGCCCTCGCCGGCCTCCGCCGCCGACGATTTGGTCGTCGGGCTCCTGCTGCCGTTTACGGGCCAGTATGCCTGGGTCGGCGCAAACGTCCAGCCGGTTGCCCAGATGATCGCGGACGAAGTCAACAAATCGGGCGGGATCGGCGGCAAGAAGATCACCTTCGTACAGGGAGACACGGAAGGCACGGTGGATGCCGGCACGACGGCCGCGCAAAAGCTGATCGACGTGAACAACGTGCTGGCGCTGGTCGGGCCGACTTCGCTCTCCATCAGCGGCTCCAAGCAGTTGATCGTCGACAACAAGGTGCCGATGGTGACGCCGACGGCGGGCAGCACAATCCTCGATAATCTGTGCAAGACCGTCTGCTTCCGTACCGTGCCCTCCGACTCGCTCGGCGGCCGCGCCATCGCACGAGCGGCGACGGACAGCAAATATCTCGGCGGGGGCAAGACCTGGGCGAAGCCGGCGCTCATGGTGGGCAAGTCGCCGGCTATGGTCTCCTTCGAGGCGCCCGTCCAGAAGTCCTTCTCGAAATACGGCACCGAAGTTGCCGAGACGGTCGAATACAGCCCCGACAAGCCGTCCTACCGCAGCGAGGTGCAGCAGGTTACTTCCGCACAGCCCGACGGCATCGTGCTTGTCGGTACGCCGGAGGACTCCGCCCGCATCATGACCAACGCCTTCCAGTCCGGCTACCAGGGCGGGTGGTTCGTGACGCAGGACCAGACCAATGACGATTTCATCAAGCTCGCGGGCGCGGAACTCGTCGAAGGCATATACGGTCTGGAGGAGGTCGCTTCCGCCGAGAGCGCGGACCGCAACCGCGTCTTCGAGGAAGCCTACAAGGCCTACAGTGGCAACCCGGTAAAGATCTTCGGCACCAACACCTATGACGCGATGAACGTGATCGCGCTTGCCATGGAACGGGCACAGGTTCACGGCGGTGAGATCACCCGCGCGACGATCGCCGACAACATCCGTAAGGTCGCCAATCCGGGAGATGGCAAGGTTGTCGTCACCGACTACGCCTCCGGCAAGAAGGCGCTCGAGGACGGAAAGGAAATCAACTACCAGGGCCTCGTCGGACCGATCGACTTCGACGAATATGGCAACATCACCGCGCCTTTCGGCATCCGTCAGGTGAAGGACGGAAAGTGGACGACCGTCGCCACGGTTCCGGCCGAAGCGCTGAACTAG
- a CDS encoding ABC transporter ATP-binding protein: MSAPALEVSGLEAGYGALQILFGVDLTVTTHEHVLVFGPNGAGKSTFVKALVGLVRPSAGSIRLNGREVAGDVPEDLIASGLAYVPQVGNVFPSLTVHENLEIGSAVLPTRRRAGRIGAMYDLFPVLRQRRSQSAGSMSGGERQMLAVARALIPEPSLLILDEPSAGVAPRLVEEIFRMVSGLRAVGTTILMVEQNAKRALAHVDRGIVLESGRVRFADTAAALLASDEIDALYFGSKRE, translated from the coding sequence ATGAGCGCGCCTGCTCTGGAGGTTTCCGGGCTCGAAGCCGGCTACGGCGCGCTTCAGATCCTGTTCGGCGTCGATCTGACCGTCACGACGCACGAGCACGTGCTTGTCTTCGGGCCGAACGGCGCCGGCAAGAGCACCTTCGTGAAAGCGCTCGTCGGGCTGGTGCGGCCAAGCGCCGGCTCCATCCGGTTGAACGGGCGGGAAGTCGCGGGGGATGTGCCGGAAGACCTGATCGCCTCCGGCCTCGCCTATGTGCCTCAAGTCGGCAACGTCTTCCCCTCCCTCACCGTGCACGAAAACCTCGAAATCGGCAGTGCCGTCCTGCCGACGCGCCGCCGCGCCGGACGCATTGGGGCGATGTACGATCTCTTTCCGGTCCTTCGCCAGCGCCGGTCGCAATCGGCGGGCTCGATGTCGGGCGGAGAGCGGCAGATGCTCGCCGTCGCCCGCGCTCTCATCCCCGAACCGTCTCTCCTCATCCTCGACGAGCCTTCGGCGGGCGTCGCGCCGCGTCTGGTCGAGGAGATTTTCCGTATGGTATCCGGCCTGCGCGCTGTCGGCACGACCATCCTGATGGTCGAGCAGAACGCCAAACGCGCGCTCGCCCATGTCGATCGCGGCATCGTGCTGGAGAGCGGCCGCGTCCGCTTTGCCGACACGGCGGCAGCCCTCCTTGCCAGCGACGAGATCGACGCGCTTTATTTCGGCTCGAAGCGTGAATAG